Proteins from a genomic interval of Trifolium pratense cultivar HEN17-A07 linkage group LG6, ARS_RC_1.1, whole genome shotgun sequence:
- the LOC123892428 gene encoding UDP-galactose/UDP-glucose transporter 2-like, with translation MVMKEEQGRSLFGISLSDRPRWQQFLICSSGFFFGYLVNGICEEYVYNRLHFSYGWYFTFIQGFVYLFLIYLQGFTSKQMVNPWKTYVKLSAVLMGSHGLTKGSLAFLNYPAQIMFKSTKVLPVMIMGAFIPGLRRKYPIHEYLSAVLLVVGLILFTLADAHTSPNFSVVGVVMITGALVMDSFLGNLQEAIFTMNPDTTQMEMLFCSTVVGLPFLIPPMLFTGELFKAWTSCSQHPYVYGVLVFEAMATFIGQVSVLSLIALFGAATTAMITTARKAVTLLLSYLIFTKPLTEQHGSGLILIAMGITLKMLPENKPIITKRALNSSPKTNTAKSTTADEELGELQDSVGEDDERRPLV, from the exons ATGGTAATGAAGGAAGAACAGGGTCGTAGTTTGTTTGGAATTTCACTCTCTGACAGACCCAGATGGCAACAATTCCTCATTTGTTCATCTGGATTCTTCTTTGGATATCTTGTTAATGGTATCTGCGAG GAATATGTGTATAACAGGCTCCATTTCAG CTATGGTTGGTACTTCACATTTATTCAAGGATTTGTTTACCTCTTTCTGATTTACCTCCAAGGTTTCACAAGCAAGCAAATGGTGAACCCATGGAAAACTTATGTGAAGCTTTCTGCTGTACTTATGGGTTCACATGGCCTAACAAAGGGATCTTTGGCTTTTCTTAATTACCCTGCACAAATTATGTTTAAATCCACTAAG GTTCTGCCAGTGATGATAATGGGTGCCTTTATTCCTGGTCTGAGAAGGAAGTATCCAATTCATGAATATCTATCTGCAGTACTCTTGGTAGTTGGATTGATCTTATTCACGCTAGCAGATGCACATACATCACCTAATTTCAGTGTTGTTGGTGTTGTTATGATAACTGGTGCTTTGGTTATGGATTCTTTTCTTGGAAATCTTCAAGAAGCAATCTTTACTATGAATCCTGATACCACACAG ATGGAGATGCTCTTTTGTTCTACAGTAGTGGGATTACCTTTCTTAATCCCACCTATGCTTTTTACAGGAGAATTATTCAAAGCATGGACTTCATGTTCACAG CATCCCTATGTGTATGGTGTATTAGTCTTTGAAGCAATGGCTACATTTATAGGTCAAGTTTCTGTCCTCTCTCTCATTGCCCTTTTTGGTGCTGCCACTACAGCCATG ATAACAACAGCAAGAAAGGCAGTGACATTGCTACTATCATACTTGATATTTACAAAACCATTAACAGAACAACATGGGAGTGGACTAATACTCATAGCTATGGGTATCACATTGAAGATGTTGCCTGAAAACAAACCTATAATCACTAAGAGAGCCTTAAATTCATCTCCAAAAACCAATACTGCAAAATCTACTACTGCTGATGAAGAGTTGGGGGAACTGCAGGATTCTGTAGGTGAAGATGATGAAAGGAGGCCCTTGGTCTAG